The genomic window AACCCTGGCCGAAAGACCCCGCCGCATCGTCTCCCTGGCGCCCTCCAACACGGAGATACTCTTTGCCGTCGGTGCCGGCAATCAGGTGGTTGGGGTTACCTTGTTCGACGACTTCCCTGCGGAAGTGCGATCCCTTGAAAAAGTAGGGGGCTTTGCGGCCAAGTCCATCAGCGTCGAGAAAGTGGTGGGCCTGGAGCCCGACCTGGTGCTGACCGCCGGCTCCCTTCAACAGCCGGTCATCGACGCCCTGCGCCGGTTGGGAATCCCGGTTTTCTCCGTGGATTCCCGCTCTCTCGATCACCTTTACGACAACATCCGCAAGGTGGGCCGGCTGACTGGCCATGCCCACCGAGCCGAACAGGTCGTCCGGTCTATGCAGGCTCGGGTGGAGGCCGTCCGTAGCCGTGTGGCCGCCGTCGAACCCTCCCGCCGGGCCCGGGTCTTTTACGAAGTGTGGGACAACCCGCTGATGACGGCAGGGCCGCAAACGTTCATCGGCCAGCTCATCGAACTGGCCGGCGGCATCAACATCTTCTCCGACGTGCAGCGCGAATGGCCGCAAGTCAGCCTGGAGGAACTCATCCGCCGAAATCCCGATGTCATCCTGGGCCCCAGCTCTCACGGCCGCAGCCTCGCTCTGGAGAACCTCAGGGTGCGGACCGGCTGGCACGGCGTCCGGGCCGTGCAGACGGGTCGGGTCTACCTCATCGAGGACA from Bacillota bacterium includes these protein-coding regions:
- a CDS encoding cobalamin-binding protein: TLAERPRRIVSLAPSNTEILFAVGAGNQVVGVTLFDDFPAEVRSLEKVGGFAAKSISVEKVVGLEPDLVLTAGSLQQPVIDALRRLGIPVFSVDSRSLDHLYDNIRKVGRLTGHAHRAEQVVRSMQARVEAVRSRVAAVEPSRRARVFYEVWDNPLMTAGPQTFIGQLIELAGGINIFSDVQREWPQVSLEELIRRNPDVILGPSSHGRSLALENLRVRTGWHGVRAVQTGRVYLIEDSIVSRPGPRLVQGLEAVARALYPELFPEPPPDPNAVPQQALPARR